Proteins from a genomic interval of Pseudomonadota bacterium:
- a CDS encoding integrase domain-containing protein: protein MRDLNYQLKELCRTNRDGSYATQAQRLWMLTLIANQLHDLGFRQMEAQSLKPKHVEALIKHWLDGKLAVATIKNRMAALRWWSQKVNRENVIARTNDHYGIPDRRFVTNISKAQTVSAEALAKVRDTYIRMSLELQQAFGLRREESIKFVPSYADRGDRLVLKDSWTKGGKARDIPIRTNAQRQVLDRAHQVAGRGSLIPANRNYVQQLRTYEGHTSRAGLSKLHGLQHAYAQQRYQELTGWPCPAAGGPVSAELGEAQKGADREARLEISQELGHEREEITAVYLGR, encoded by the coding sequence ATGAGAGACCTCAACTACCAACTGAAAGAATTGTGCAGAACGAACCGAGACGGGAGCTATGCCACGCAGGCGCAGCGCCTGTGGATGCTGACGCTGATCGCAAACCAGTTACACGACCTCGGCTTTCGGCAAATGGAAGCGCAGTCGCTGAAGCCGAAACATGTCGAGGCACTTATCAAACACTGGCTGGACGGCAAGCTCGCGGTCGCCACCATCAAGAACCGCATGGCGGCACTGCGTTGGTGGTCGCAGAAGGTGAATCGCGAGAATGTGATCGCTAGAACGAACGATCATTACGGGATCCCTGACCGCCGGTTCGTTACCAATATCAGTAAGGCGCAGACTGTGTCCGCTGAAGCCCTGGCCAAGGTCAGGGACACCTATATACGGATGAGTCTCGAACTTCAGCAGGCTTTCGGACTGCGGCGAGAGGAGTCCATCAAATTCGTGCCCAGCTATGCCGATCGTGGTGACCGATTGGTCTTGAAGGACTCCTGGACCAAGGGTGGCAAGGCTAGGGATATCCCGATCCGCACCAACGCTCAGCGTCAGGTCTTGGACCGCGCGCACCAAGTCGCCGGGCGCGGCTCGCTCATTCCAGCAAACCGCAACTACGTCCAGCAGCTGCGCACCTACGAAGGCCACACCAGCCGCGCGGGGCTTTCCAAGCTTCACGGCCTGCAGCATGCCTATGCCCAGCAGCGCTATCAAGAATTGACCGGCTGGCCCTGCCCGGCCGCTGGTGGGCCGGTGTCTGCCGAACTCGGTGAGGCACAGAAAGGGGCCGACAGGGAAGCTCGCCTCGAAATCAGCCAGGAACTCGGCCACGAACGCGAAGAGATTACCGCCGTGTATCTCGGCAGGTAG
- a CDS encoding tyrosine-type recombinase/integrase, whose amino-acid sequence MGRKRIPGLRERGGIWHIEKQILGRKIHESTGTGDLKTAELILARRIEEVRMAKMFGVRPRRVFREAAARFLEENLALRSIADYARHLKQLDPFIGDLGIEQVHLGTLRPFIEARLKDGVKHKSINLSLSVVRRILNLAARLWRDEAGKTWLETAPLIQMLPLNDVRKPYPLSWEEQVTLLQALPNHLARMCLFKINTGCREQEVCRLRWEWEIKVPELDTSVFIIPGARVKNGEDRLVVLNRVAKSVVEGVRGMHPTHVFCYRDHPVRKINNSAWKRLRGTVGLKHVRVHDLKHTFGRRLRAAGVPLETRKVLLGHRNGDITSHYSAPELAELLEAANRVCEGKSGKTPALVVLKQKTAIENSITV is encoded by the coding sequence ATGGGACGCAAACGAATCCCGGGGCTGCGTGAGCGCGGCGGGATCTGGCATATCGAAAAGCAGATCCTTGGACGCAAGATTCACGAAAGCACTGGCACAGGCGACCTCAAAACGGCCGAGCTGATCTTGGCTCGGCGGATTGAGGAAGTCCGCATGGCGAAGATGTTCGGCGTTCGGCCACGCCGGGTATTCCGCGAGGCGGCAGCACGCTTCCTCGAAGAGAACCTGGCCTTGAGGAGCATCGCGGATTACGCGCGGCACCTGAAGCAGCTGGACCCGTTCATCGGGGATCTTGGGATTGAGCAGGTGCACCTCGGCACCCTGCGGCCGTTCATCGAAGCGCGGCTGAAAGATGGCGTGAAGCACAAGAGCATCAATCTCTCGCTCAGCGTCGTGCGGCGCATTCTGAATCTGGCGGCAAGACTATGGCGGGACGAGGCGGGTAAGACCTGGCTCGAAACCGCGCCGCTCATTCAGATGCTGCCGCTCAACGATGTGCGCAAGCCCTATCCCTTGTCATGGGAAGAGCAGGTGACCTTGTTGCAGGCATTGCCAAATCATTTGGCCCGGATGTGCCTGTTCAAGATCAACACTGGCTGTCGGGAACAGGAGGTGTGTCGTCTGCGCTGGGAGTGGGAGATCAAGGTGCCGGAACTCGACACCTCGGTATTCATCATCCCTGGCGCGCGAGTGAAGAACGGCGAAGACCGATTGGTGGTCTTGAACCGGGTGGCGAAGTCGGTGGTGGAGGGCGTGCGGGGAATGCATCCGACGCACGTGTTCTGCTACCGAGATCATCCGGTCCGGAAGATCAACAACAGTGCCTGGAAGCGACTTCGCGGCACGGTCGGTCTTAAGCACGTGCGTGTGCATGATTTGAAGCACACCTTTGGTCGAAGACTGCGCGCCGCCGGCGTGCCTTTGGAAACCAGGAAGGTGTTACTCGGTCACCGCAACGGCGACATCACTTCTCATTACTCGGCGCCGGAATTGGCGGAGCTGTTGGAGGCAGCGAATAGAGTTTGCGAAGGAAAGTCCGGCAAAACTCCGGCACTCGTGGTACTGAAACAAAAAACGGCTATCGAGAACTCGATAACCGTTTGA
- a CDS encoding LamB/YcsF family protein yields MLASIDINCDMGESFGNWQMGNDAGMMPLITTANVACGFHAGDPVTLLNTCKLAGQHGVVVGSHPGLPDLLGFGRRAMNITPEDAYAYVVYQTGALQAALRANGMKLHHIKPHGAFYSVLRTNEALAEAVADAIVSIADQPMLYWPAPTDAAMPVAARKRGIRVVGEIYPDLTYAPDGSLVLQRAKHVTDTAFAAAQVKRYVETGKVLANDGSLLALDAESLCIHGDGPNATEVGDAVRAALNEIGCKIAPVMA; encoded by the coding sequence ATGCTTGCGTCGATAGATATCAATTGCGACATGGGTGAGAGCTTTGGTAACTGGCAGATGGGCAACGACGCCGGGATGATGCCGCTCATCACCACCGCCAACGTCGCCTGTGGCTTTCACGCGGGCGACCCCGTGACCTTGTTGAATACCTGCAAGTTGGCCGGCCAGCACGGCGTGGTGGTGGGGTCCCATCCGGGCTTGCCGGATCTACTGGGATTTGGTCGCCGCGCCATGAACATCACGCCCGAGGACGCCTACGCCTACGTGGTCTACCAGACCGGTGCGCTGCAGGCGGCGCTGCGCGCGAACGGCATGAAGCTCCATCACATCAAGCCCCATGGCGCGTTCTACTCGGTGCTGCGCACCAACGAGGCGCTGGCCGAGGCGGTGGCGGATGCCATTGTCTCGATTGCCGATCAGCCGATGCTGTACTGGCCGGCGCCCACCGACGCCGCCATGCCGGTGGCGGCGCGCAAGCGCGGCATTCGCGTGGTCGGTGAGATCTATCCCGATTTGACCTATGCGCCCGACGGTTCGCTGGTGCTGCAGCGGGCCAAGCACGTCACCGACACCGCGTTCGCGGCGGCGCAGGTCAAGCGTTATGTCGAGACCGGCAAGGTGCTGGCCAACGACGGTTCGCTGTTGGCGCTCGACGCCGAGAGCCTGTGTATCCACGGCGATGGACCGAACGCGACCGAGGTCGGTGACGCGGTGCGCGCGGCATTGAACGAGATCGGCTGCAAGATCGCGCCGGTCATGGCCTGA